GCAGTGACTTCAGATGAGAAATCGACGTGACCGGGTGAATCGATCAAGTTGATCAAGAAACCCTTGCTGTCCTTCTCACGTAAATCGGGATTGGTAATGAAAACCACATCCTTATCTTCGACTTCGAAGTACATAGAAATGGCactaaacataaacaaaaacatgATTACTTTGAGGTTATGTTCAACTGGTCGCAAATGAGTATCTAATGTGCTTACGTTGACTTGATGGTAATGCAACGTTCCTGTTCATCTTTACGGGTATCGGTAAAACGAGTTTCACCAGCCTTGGCACCGGCAATAATACCAGCCTTTGACACCTATATGGGGCGCataaaatatttcacaaaaaaaattatttcatcaGTAGCTGGGCGTGGCGTCACCATCATCGTCATACTTACCAAGGAATCGGTCAAGGTGGATTTACCATGATCGACGTGAGCAATGACAGACATGTTACGGATATTCCGCTTCTTGTCCATCAAAGCACGGATTTCATCGACGGTGAAGTTGACCTATGAAccataagaaaaataaatttaaagtcTTTGTTGCACTTGGCACCaccatcttcatcatcatctaTTTCACAACGAAAAGAAAAATTCCAAACGAATTCCGAGGCCAAATCTCAATTTTCCCCGATGTGGAAGCATTCCACGTCATTTCGTTTTTTCTTCGTTGCGACTGCAACAGACGAAGCCATGACAAACGAAGGCTTTGTTATGCACCGTCCGTCACACACGTTCATCTATATTATATACTGACATCATCATCATAGGAATTTCAcaacttttttttccaaaatttgcttgatatttttcacatcactctaaaatatttgtttagtcGGACAATTCGTGGAGTTTTTCTTTGGATTTCAATGGTTTTATTATGCAAAATCACATACCATTTTGGATGtttaaagattaaagattttaagatttttcctgaTCAACTTTAAAAAACACCACACGCCTGCAATGAGACGTTGCGAGAAAAAGAAAGTAGGGATCAGAGAACGAAGCCGCCTCAATTTCAGACGGCGGCACGCCGCCGCCATCTTTTTTACTTCACCCGCGGCGCTACCGTTTTCATAGGCTCATGCGGCTTGAATTGAGACGCCGATCACATCAAAAAACATcggccaagatatattcatttgcaGGTAGGAGCATTTCACAATTATAGAAGGTAGCGTCACTTGtccaacaacaaccaaatcaaCGATACTACCAAGATATATCAATTTACAGGTAGAGGCAgttgcacaacaacaaaatattgagtgcactatctgtaaaAATCAGTGATGAGTGTAACCCTGATTTTGTGTAAGTTACtagcatgacataattaccaagtagtgtaccgtaaacagctgagtacaattttttctcgcgaagtgcactatctgtcaacgagttttggttgtgtgcgtgtattatagttaagaaccacaaAACACACAAAcgacgaaaaatggcgcgaactagttacatacataaaatcagagttgcactaatcattgattttgacagatagtgcactcaatattttgttgttgggcaactgcctcTACCTGTATATTAATATATCtagggttattgaccgatttggaccgtacttggcacagttgttagaagtcataacagaactctacatgcaacatttcagccaaatcggaaaaaaattgcggtttctaagggctgaagaagacaaatcgggcgatcggtttatatgggggctatataaggttatagaccgttttgaaccgcacttggtacagttattggaagtctttaCAGAACACAATCCGCAAAAtgtgagcgaaatcggacaaaaactacggcttccaggggctcaagaagtcaaatcggtagattggtttatattgtagaccgatttagaccgtacttggcacagttgttggaagtaataacagaacactacgtgcaaaattgcagccaactCAGACGAAATTGCGGTGTAtgctactagttcgcgccatttttcgttgtttgttgtATTATGATTCTTAACTAtgtataatacacacacacacaaccaaaactcgttggcagatagtgtactcagcgagaaaaaattgtactcagctattTACTTGGTAATTATGTCAGGGCAGCGTTCCGCCTGAAAATCTGAACGGAATAATtagctattacacggcatgtagatgtctcATGACATGTCacattttgtattcacatgtaattgaaaatttttgtcaaaattgtcaatttacattcGATTCATCGTTTTTGATaccacacctgtatgttattttcgtatgacataacctaaaaatttgagcaaaagctgatttttttatgagtaataattgttaaagttgtgatgAAGCTGgtttaataataaatttgttaaaacagtttaatttggggttgctttatttgactgacaacaaaaacagctgatttctttatgtgtttgtcagaaggaatagagcacgctctaatcgaaaaaattcatgtgatattttgaaaagtaattttcatatattagtttcgtttgtatcacacggcATGTACAACTCTACATTTGCTAAATttaacatgtcataagacaattacacgccgtgtaatagagcctttaatcggcatgtattctcatatgtattgtacGAAATCTGTctcaaatctagatttgctccaagtgtAAACATGGTTGGAAAGCTATGTACGCTTTGTCGGTCTTTCGCTGACTAGCATTCCAATTAAATAAAAGCGTAAAGCTATGTACGCTACGTCAGTTTAATAGGCAGTTCAGCCATGGACATCATTTAACAATTCGTTTGACAGACATTGGCGTTGTTACTTCCAATTGAAGAGGTCCTACAGACGCGATGAAGGCATCAGTTCTAAGTGCATGAATGGAAAGAAAACTAAGCTGCTAATAACCTAATTTGAATGTTAATGTTGCTGAATATTGCATCCAAGTATACGTCAAACGAAATATTGTAAAATTGTTCTATTTATTGCAACATAAGCTCGAACATGGACGGTGAGGAAAGTGTTAGCAAAAGAGCTAGGGGTCGAGGACGGGGTGCCTCTAGGGCTCGTGGACGAGGTCGTGGTAGAGGCCGTGGCAGAGGAAAAAAagccgttgttgttgtaaccagtGATGAGGAAATTTCATTGGATCAGTCAATTGATGCCGGTCCAGGTAATGTCATGGAAGATGGTGATATCTCAACTGGTAGTGGAAACATAACGCTAGAAGCCACAGAAGATGTAGTCATGAACGACTTGCAAAAGAATGAGACAGAAGGTACCGCGTCTTCAACAATGCAAGATGTCAATCCAGTTCTTGTTCCTGCTACACCAATTGATACACAAACTCAGCCAGGCAATAACATGGTGCCCCAAACAAGTATGTATATCAACTAGGTGGAATTTTGTAGAAAGATGTGTTCCAATTGACATGACCTTTTTTTAGTCGACATGGAGGCGGATATATCACAGTTGGAAGCTCCAACTTTCACCACAATCAGTAGGGGACCTCCAGAACCAATGCTGCGTTTGAAATGGAATCATAAAGTCAATCTAATTGGTGAAAAGGTTTTAAATCCCATGATACACATTTGTGACCAATGCGATAAGCCCATTCTGCATTATGGTCGCATGATACCTTGTAAGCATGTATTTTGCCTTAAATGTGCACGAACGGAGCCAGTTAAAGTATGTCCCCGGTGTAACGATAAAGTTGTACGCGTTGAGCAATCAGGTCTGGGTACTGTATTTATGTGTACCCACAGCGGCAGTAGGTATGGCAATACTGGATGCAGGAGGACCTATTTGTCTCAAAGAGATTTGCAAGCACACATCAACCACCGGCATATATCGCAACCGCCACCCCCACCACCAGCACCGGTACCTCCCCCAGAGAACAAACTTGAGCTAGGTCCACAACGAAAATTGTCCGAATCGTCTTCGAGCTTGACCACCATTCAACCACCTCGAACATCAATACGCTCAAGCAGCAGTATTGGCACCATTAATCCCCCTGGCACCGTCCCACCCAGTAATGTTCATTCCTCACTCACACAAGCCAACTTGGCCAGAATTAATAATGCAAACGCTCAAGAATGTCATCAAGGCAAGGTGGCCATTCACCAATCCCTTAAGAAAGCCCCTCCCACACCGGGCCATCATCAGCCAACAGAGTCCGTTGCCGATGCTTCGTACTACAGTAATGTATTAAACTCCTTCGGTAGTTCTAGCTCAGGAAATGTTGTACCTCCATCTGGCAGCAATCCTGCATACGAGTCCTCGTCTGTTGGGCAAACGAATTCATCCGCTTGGCAGCAGCAACAGTACTATAGGTGAGACTGGAGCAAGGGCATAAGGCCAATTGTACGGCCTTAACCGCGTTTCCGACAAATTAATtcataaactaaaattttgcaaaagaacaattttgtttaaaatttcccacaggtttaaattaacaaaaatcaaattaaatgctAAATATAAATTAGAAATAAAAACATCTTATCTAAAATTGGGGCTTTACATACGTATAAAGTAATAATAAAGGCATGTTGGGACGCGCTAAACTTTTCTATAACTTAACATCTTCTAAGAAAGTGGAACTTTTTCctgcaaaataaaattatatatatatggttcAGTGTTCCTTGCCAGTGGAAACGATATACATTTATGAGAAAGGAAACTTACATGTGGAAGTAGAGATTTTAGTCAAGGTCCTATAGGTGAACAAGTTCCCGATCGCAGCGGAAACGTGGTCGGTTATTTCGCCTtaccatatcgagcatcataggcacttattATTAAAGCAAAAGCGTGTTGTTTGCTTGAATGGTATAAAATGGGCTAAGTAAGGGGATCCACCTAAGATGTTAGTAAAGTCTTTATCTTCACGTAGTAGGCAATAAGGTCTGACACTCTTCACCATATTTTTTAAGTATGTGTGGTGTTGTCTCACCCCATAGTGTATATAAAATGTTGGATAAAGTGAAAGTTACTAGACCCTGCCTATGAATGTTCCTGCGTTGATATCAGTACCTGGATCCAGTTGCAGTGAGAGAATCTTTTCGTTCCCTGTAgaatcagagattttagaatgagcgcattaGACCGAGGCTCTTGGAAAtccattctacgttcggctagtggagcaaatgttctgtcatagccaattaaagtccTAGCCTCACTTAGCAATTGTCATggggaagggtaataaaataGGTACGAAAAGTTCATAGTGCATTTTTAAATTAGATCACATCATTTCCTAAAGCATTTATtgcattttaatattttattaaacataCATAAATTACATACAAAAGAGAAACAGGATATAACATAGCGGGAAGGAAGTAAATAACTCTTATTCCTTTAAAATAAGTAAAGAAACGTATGGAAATGTACCAACTATACTTCAAATAATGCTAGATTTTTTATACAGGAttctcataaaaaaaaataaaataaaaacaaatctttaCTGCTAAGCACGTTCGCAGCAGCCGCATCGTCGTCGTCGAGTTTTAATTTAGCTGATAATAATGCTACTATTTCTATACTACAACATATTAACATATTACTGTGTCTCGGTATCCATATCGATGAGTAATGCTTTATCACGACTTTCGACAAATTCGCTGGGGACTATGGCAGAATTATCTGCTGGTATCGATTTAGGAGGCGGCGCGGGCATTGGAATGGCAATCGGGCTCATTGTACTAATCATTCGCGGTTCTGACCGTGCCGTTGTTATTGGCTGAGAAGCGGATGCCGAGTGGGCCAAAAATGGAGGAGTCTGTATTTCGGCATGACCACCACTGGCGTGACTATGGCCCGAATGTTGACCGTGGTGATGTTGCCCATGAGATCCATGCTGATGTCCATGTGGTCCATGTTGGTGACCATGCTGATGACTATGTCCATGGTGACCGTGGTGATGTTTATGTTGCTGATGCTGATTATGGCCGTGGCCACTGCTTCCGGCCACGGTGGGAAATGATTTTGGTAGTTGTGTATGTTTTGTAGTTTCCGTAGATTTCAAGCGTTCGCTTAATGCTTTAAGGGCAATTTGTCTGTAAGAGTAAGATAAAGAAATAATTTCATCCCATTGTATATAAATCCTAGCTTACCTCCTCCTTTCGATATCGTGAGGATCTACTCCGGGCATTGAAATCGATACAGATGTTAAACTGGCAGCTGAGGCAACTCTTGGGGGTGCCGGAGGTCGCACCACACCCATCTTTAGAAAACATCTGTAAATTGGATTAACAAGAAGATGTATCACTGGTTGCATCATATTTGGAAAGAAACTGGCAAATGTGAAACTCTCCGAACTGTCTCCACGACCATTGGGATGATGTTGATAAAAGCGCAAATATACCCACGACACAAGAAGACCAGAGGCGAACATCGCCGGGTAAGTACCATCTAATAATTTTACAGCCCAAAATATAATTGACAGCACCAACACAGTCAAGGGTACATTGCGGTTTGTCAGTTTTCCCCAGCGTGTCTTCAATATCAAGTGGTCTGGCATTATTTGTCTCACCGCCACACAGATTCCTGCGACATAGCCCGCAAGTCCATGGATGTGCACATCAAATAATATTTGAGGATTCTTGGTGATCATGTAGTAGAATAAATAGTATATGGTTGTCAATATGGACACTCCAAAGTTGCTCAATGCAAAAAATTTGAACATCTCCATTTGACCCCACAAAGGTTCAATCATTTTACCACAAAGGCCCACTGTCACTACATCCACAAGCACTTCCCACCAATGCAATTCGATGAAGCAAAATGTAAATGCCGTCCATATCCAAAATTCTGCGTTGGGAAGAATATACCCTGGAGTTACTGTTAGAAATAATACTGCCGTTTCGCTGAAGGACAATAAATAACCACAAAAGGTCACCAGGCATATAAATGTGATCACCGGCGATGTATTGTGGAGTAGAGCCTGTGTCTGAGTCCTTAAATAGGGCCAATTCCTATTTAATATATGTGTCGTGGCCGACATCGCTGTTACGTTATAACTATATGCTCCCACTCTATGTGCGATTGATTTTCCCTCTTTTCACAACTCGTCCATACAGATgatagtttttgaaaatggaaaatatctTTAGTTTTGGGTTCTTATTCGTGGACACTGAATTCTGAATTGGACCAAGTCAACTCAGGGATCTAACTAATcgattatttgattttttaagtGACAAATCGAGTTATCGATTATTATATCCACTCATCGCTTTGCAAACCTATTATTCGATTGCGATGCAAACTCTCCCAAAAAAGGGTTATTTTTTAAGTTATTCGGGTTGgcacaaataaatttgtgtgtgtgtgtatacgtgtgcgtgtatgagcagagaatatgcgagaaagaagataacagcaAACAGAAGGTTAAAAAAAACCTCACATCTAATATCGTCAAAGCTGGCCGTctattaacagctgttcgcgtgagaccaccttgttaaatccgggtttaaggctctcgtcagcttaTTTTATAAAAGGAAAACAGCAGCAGTAGAAAATCTTAAACCCAGCCGAAGGCCGTCTAACCTGTACAACTTAAGAAGGCAAAGAGAACTTTATTAAAATGCTCTTGACAAACTACTGCTGGTTAATTAGTTGAATTATCCCACAAATGAAAGCTTAGAGGAGTAATCTGAAGTAAATTACGatattttataaaggaaaatattgacaaattaTACGAACAAAGCTATGCCAATGGCATCACCAGCACCACCTATGATCGAAGACTTTCTAATGGAAAAAACTCCTGGACGATGTTTTcgaaataatttataaattttttcgaaaagacTCCGTAGCTATTTCcagtaaaaaatatatgtaaaaaatCTTTGCAATTGTAGTCGcattagcggtatcgagtggagagtttcagtgagaggtcggatgGCACTGACTCTTGCTTAAGTACAGAGtgaatgtgatttttatgattttcaacaactgtgttaagtatggatgaaatcggtccataacctgatatagttgtcatataaaacgatctggggtcttgatttcttgagcctccagagggcgcaattcctatccgatttgtctgaaattttgcacgacgagtttcgttatgatttccaacaactgcaaagtatggttccaatcggtccataaccttatatagctgtcatttaaatcgatcttgaatcttgacttcttgagccactggaggacgcaattcttatccgatttggctgaaatgttgcatgaggtgttttgttatgatttccaacaactgtgtcgagtacgggtgaaatcgatgcataacctgatatagctgtcatataatccgatctgggatcttgaattcttgagcctctatagggcgcaattattatctgatttgggtgaaatgtacaacggcttctcccataaccttcaacatacgtgtcaaataaggtctgaatcggtctgtagacTAATACAGTAGGGCACATTGCCTGGTCTCCGGTCCTCTATTGCTCTGAAGACTTATGATAGGTTATTGACTCCTTAAGGGACGTCGGATTCTATGCATCTTTATCGACAAAAgagggtttttgttgttgtagtttgtcgtgttctatctttcgtctgcttgattctgttgagtgtcaagatccgcgactaagatggggtgcgtccacagggatatggatctgagtcgagtgggtctggctggacagttaaataggtgacgtgacgtccttgctctgtaggagttgaggcggctgcatctgccggatcggaattgagccagaactactctggtttgccgggggatgtcaatttcttcaggtgcaatgggaggcggtcgctCTCCAATGACTACATTCACcaggtagccatttaccgcatctgctaccgtgtctgcatgaatgtgcTGAACCTCacactctagatcatgtagatgtACCTTagggcttctgggcggtggatatctatccacaagatgaggATGAGGATGGTCTTTGTGATAACATCCCAAAAGTTATTGCTTTGACAGCATGTAGttgtgtcttcgcactggtaggatctttgtctcctgatggaggtggtccacatgagaactgaggaaacAGCCCGTCGCACTTCGGAGCGGCATTCGTACAGATCTGAAtaatattccactgcgtgtcataaAGTTGACgaaaccacactggcgctgcataacttaccacagaccctATTGCTTGCCTTACTTACCacaggccaattgctttgtacgtggtccacaaggtttctttgtctgcaccccaagtgctggcagcaagtgacttgaggaccttgtttctacttttgactttatcgcaaattgctgcggcatgtggggagaatgtgtaagagctgttaaATGTGactccaagtattttgggacacttgatggttggaatcatttctcctcacgcatatttgtagtgaacaatgtggctgaagatttggtgacagatatcttgcagcgaaatataagGTAAGTTCGTTCAGGTAgatgttcaacctatcgcagatgtcaacaatgagtgggggcctgatgccatgatcgtacaatcgtccgcatatgaaacgatctctatgccgtcctcaaataatttggcatggttgaTCGTGTCGAATGCGATGgacaggtccagtgccacgaggaccgtcgcATCACATGGGCTGattaaagccacggcaaatgtgtgcggttgTTGTTgcgctatgcagtcttcgaaatccatgttgatgctcgccGAATGGAGCCCTtagtaattttttgttgttacttagtctacaataataagagtgttttttttacagaatttttacactttttttttattttattttcataagttATTGTTACAATTTTAGAGTTGCTTCTTTGTGAATTGAGTTTTTCTCATTAACTTTAATAATTTCATAATCATTTTATGTCtgtaaataaactaaattttcgTTCTTAATACTATCTCCAAAAATACTCGGCATTCTTCCTTTCTGaaatgaaaacattaaaattaaAGGTAACCAAACCAGAGGCAGTCTTAAAAGTCCGGAAGAAAGTGGAGCAATTTTAGAAATACTATCAAAGACAAACTAAAGTCAATAAGTCTCGTTTGTTGTATTCAGTATGATGTACCTAtggtaaaaaattattaaagcacATTAAACTAAGAATTGGGTTTGGAAAATCAACATATCTAAAAGTATACGAAACGAATTCTTGTGTTTATGGAAGGAAGAAGGAGGATGTCTCTTATTTTCAatagtataaaaattattactaAAAAGGTGGAATTTTCTTTCTCTCTGTCTGTTAAAAGGTGTTTTGTTTCGTTTCGCGTTTGAGGTGATAGGGGAATTCGATGTAAGAGGTGATGAACGCCAACCACgatgtctgctgaaaattttcgaaatttctcaACCGCCTGGGGAtgccaaaacaaacaaaaaaaaaagcaacaactcTTATTTTCCACTGTAAAAATAGTATCAACAGTTTTGTTTGGGTtttatttgtgtaaattttaacTTAACAGTACAAAAACAAACGTAAATTCAATGATATATTTTCATGCGTAGATGGAGACAGTtgaatcgatttcgatgaaatgacATCTCAAATAAATTAGTGGAATATACAAAGGATACGGTTGTATTTTCATGCGCTTCTTTAGACAAGAGCACAAAAATCCTTTATCGTCGCTTCGTAAGAGCGCATCGTTAACGTTAAGTCACGATTGAGTGCAGAGAACCCGGTCGGTGATAAGAATGATAAGAATAAATCTCGTTATGACAATCTCTAAGAAAATTTAGAAATAATAAGCAAACATTTCCCCTTTAGTCACCTGGCCACCTCTCCACATCTTTAAGTTGTTGTTAAATTAATTGTTACAgagaaatgtttataaaaatcCGAAGCGTAAAATGTTTCGGATTGTTCTTACAAAtctaaacatacaaacatatacacacacactttGCTTTAAGCTGTATATGGATATGCTTAGAACAGCAGCGTTCCCATACCACCCATTTCGGATTGTTCCTTAACGAAGATTTCAAAGTATTGATAGATGATAGTGACGGCCAAAAGAATACCGGTGCCAGAACCGATGGCACCCAAGAAATCGGCCAAAACGGACAGAGCGCCAATGCAAAGACCACCGAAAGCAGCAGCGGTGGGAATATAACGATTTAGTTCATGGATCATAGAATTTTCACGATGGCCACGCATAACCATGTGTTGTTCTTTTAGTTGTTTAGCAAcctaaaaaaagaaagaaatcaatgaaaatttaaattcaaattaaattcaTTCGTTTCGTTTTCTGCAAAAAACTTACATCCTTGGCAGAGCTTCCAGATACATCAATCCATGTCTTAGAGAAGAAAGCGCAAGAGCCCAACATAAAGATAATGTACAGAATTGCATGAATTGGATCTGTTAAGATATGGCCCACACTTTCAGGAGGCGATAGATAGTAACACAGACCACCAATGGGATAGGAACGAGCTGGGCCGCCACCACCAACATCAGCCCAAACACCGAGCAAGTTGATAAAGAAGTTGCCTTGGAATTTCACAGCCAACATCTGCGAGATGACATACAAGTTCGATACAAGGGCAGATTGCAGGATAATAGGGATATTGGAGGTGTAGAAAAGCTTGATGGGgtagctgctatattgaccaCGATAACGGGCAGACTTGATGGGCAAATCCACACGGAAACCTTGGAAGTAGATGACAACAGCGAAAACAAGAACGGTAGCCAACAAGTTCATCAAGTTGGGCAAATTTTGACGGTAGAAAGCTTCACGCAAAGCGCGCACCTTATCGTTGCGAGTTGCCATCAAATGGAAGAGAGCAATGACGGCACCTTCAAATTCAGTGCCACGTCCTGTGGTGACGGTGGTGGGAGAGAAGGCCTTCCACACAATAGTTTCGCAAATGTTGGTGGCAATGAAGAGAGAAATACCAGAACCCAAGCCATAGCCCTTCTGCAACAGTTCATCCAAAAGCAACACAATCAAACCGGCGGCAAACAGCTGGATGATGATCAATAAACAAACGCCAGCACCAATTTCTGATGGGTCACCATACATGCCAGTCATAACATAAACAATGGCCTGACCAATGGTGATCACCATGCCAAACAACTTTTGAGCACCATTGAACAAAGCGCGATCCTTAGGAGTATCACCAACTTCAATGATTTTGGCACCAGCCAACAATTGCATGATCAAGCCAGATGTGACAATGGGGGATATACCCAA
The Stomoxys calcitrans chromosome 3, idStoCalc2.1, whole genome shotgun sequence genome window above contains:
- the LOC106088841 gene encoding E3 ubiquitin-protein ligase Hakai, coding for MDGEESVSKRARGRGRGASRARGRGRGRGRGRGKKAVVVVTSDEEISLDQSIDAGPGNVMEDGDISTGSGNITLEATEDVVMNDLQKNETEGTASSTMQDVNPVLVPATPIDTQTQPGNNMVPQTIDMEADISQLEAPTFTTISRGPPEPMLRLKWNHKVNLIGEKVLNPMIHICDQCDKPILHYGRMIPCKHVFCLKCARTEPVKVCPRCNDKVVRVEQSGLGTVFMCTHSGSRYGNTGCRRTYLSQRDLQAHINHRHISQPPPPPPAPVPPPENKLELGPQRKLSESSSSLTTIQPPRTSIRSSSSIGTINPPGTVPPSNVHSSLTQANLARINNANAQECHQGKVAIHQSLKKAPPTPGHHQPTESVADASYYSNVLNSFGSSSSGNVVPPSGSNPAYESSSVGQTNSSAWQQQQYYR
- the LOC106088074 gene encoding transmembrane protein 115, translating into MSATTHILNRNWPYLRTQTQALLHNTSPVITFICLVTFCGYLLSFSETAVLFLTVTPGYILPNAEFWIWTAFTFCFIELHWWEVLVDVVTVGLCGKMIEPLWGQMEMFKFFALSNFGVSILTTIYYLFYYMITKNPQILFDVHIHGLAGYVAGICVAVRQIMPDHLILKTRWGKLTNRNVPLTVLVLSIIFWAVKLLDGTYPAMFASGLLVSWVYLRFYQHHPNGRGDSSESFTFASFFPNMMQPVIHLLVNPIYRCFLKMGVVRPPAPPRVASAASLTSVSISMPGVDPHDIERRRQIALKALSERLKSTETTKHTQLPKSFPTVAGSSGHGHNQHQQHKHHHGHHGHSHQHGHQHGPHGHQHGSHGQHHHGQHSGHSHASGGHAEIQTPPFLAHSASASQPITTARSEPRMISTMSPIAIPMPAPPPKSIPADNSAIVPSEFVESRDKALLIDMDTETQ
- the LOC106086171 gene encoding protein transport protein Sec61 subunit alpha, translating into MGIKFLEVIKPFCSILPEIAKPERKIQFREKVLWTAITLFIFLVCCQIPLFGIMSSDSADPFYWIRVILASNRGTLMELGISPIVTSGLIMQLLAGAKIIEVGDTPKDRALFNGAQKLFGMVITIGQAIVYVMTGMYGDPSEIGAGVCLLIIIQLFAAGLIVLLLDELLQKGYGLGSGISLFIATNICETIVWKAFSPTTVTTGRGTEFEGAVIALFHLMATRNDKVRALREAFYRQNLPNLMNLLATVLVFAVVIYFQGFRVDLPIKSARYRGQYSSYPIKLFYTSNIPIILQSALVSNLYVISQMLAVKFQGNFFINLLGVWADVGGGGPARSYPIGGLCYYLSPPESVGHILTDPIHAILYIIFMLGSCAFFSKTWIDVSGSSAKDVAKQLKEQHMVMRGHRENSMIHELNRYIPTAAAFGGLCIGALSVLADFLGAIGSGTGILLAVTIIYQYFEIFVKEQSEMGGMGTLLF